The stretch of DNA TCGGTCTTTGACGTGTCAAAAGTATAGTGCATGTCTTTGGGGAGTTGGGAGCTATTATTCTTTTCAGGTTCTGCTGGCTTCTTTTTTAGCAGGGGAACGGTGCAAGAACCAGCTGACCGAATCTCCGCCAATGCCACATCTTCCACCTCTTGATAATACGACCCCATAGCAGTTTTCTTCTTGTACGACTCTTCCCTCAAAAGCTCTTCGTATTCAGCCACTTTGGCGGCTAGCTCAAAGAAATCCCTGAACTCCATTCCCtggaatttcttccttaattcaAAATCTAGCCCCTTTTGTGCCATCTTCACGAACTCAGTCTCGGGTAGGAACACCTTGCACCTATTCTTCATCTTCTTGAACCTGTCTATGAAATATTCCACAGACTCTCCTTTCTTTTGAGTGACTCTGGATAAGTCGGCAATGCACACTTCAGGCTCTGTTCTatagaattgaatgtgaaattgtctttccatttcttgccaactcatcactgAATTTCTGGGGAGCGAGGCATACCAAGCGAATGCAGTTCCAGTGAGGGAATTTGGGAATAGCCGCAACTTTAGATTGTTGAAGTTCTCCAAGTTGGCTAATTCCCCGCACTGGATGGTGAATCTGGCTATGTGTTCCATGCTGGACTGGCCATCCTCCCCGGAGAATAAACTGAACTCATGCACTCTATAACCCCTTGGGTACGGGTTATTCACGTCAATGTAGTCTGGATATGGTTTGTGGAACTCTGGGCGGCCAATCTGTTTCAAGGCCGGCCCATATAACTCTTGAACAGCTTCTCTCACCATTTCTGGATCAATCCCGTGCAAATTCCGAGCGGGGAGTTGGTGATGGTAATTTGCCCCCCGAGCTTGAAACCCTGCATTTAAACCAAAATTACCCCCTGGGAAGCCTCCATCTCCTCCTGGATAATCCATGTGCGATATGTCATCATAAGCTCCCGGTTGGTACAGAGGATTGGTCACGCTGAACACTTGAGCAACTGGTTGCTTCGAGCTCCCCACTCCATGAGTACGTGGATATGGCTGAGCTCTCCCTCCTAAGGTTTCTTCTCTCTTGTGAGGTGGTGTGTACCTTCTTTCGGGCTGATTTGGGAGAGTACACTCTGGGCGGCGGGGATCGCCAGCCCTTGAGTCTCCAACTCCCTGATCGGATTCATGAACTTGGTTGCTTCCCTGGTCAGCCTCTTTGCCAGTAGTATTTTGCTCTCCTCGAAGGGACTTACTCGGCTTACACAAAATGGATTTCAAACAGTCAGCCATCGCCTTAGATAATGCCAGTGAGATTTCCTCAATCTTTGTATCAGTCAGTTCTCCAATCACCCTGTTTGAGACTTGGTCATTAGTAGTAGAAATCTGTAGATCCATTTCTTCAACCTGTGGTTCAACAACGTGTTGTTCTGGCTGAGGCGCTTGAGTTCCCTCTTGATTCGCCAGAGACTCCCCACCCTCCTGATTCACGTTTTCCTTTCTTCTTAGCGGCATAGTGATGGTCCCACCGGGCgtgccaaaaatatgtttgcacaatatttggtatttgcgggcgtgccaggtgcgaagtgcaccgatatgtgtgaaaatgataaaaatctaacttctaaaaactTGACGATTATGGATACTAAATTTGACCgtcggttctaatctcctaaaacaaaTGCAACGCCAAAACTAAGAAAATTATTGGAATTTGAAGAAAATAAATCCCtgacattgtttatattttcaataaaccgtaggaatttacaagacgtaaaaatataacaaatagAATTGCTGAAACATGAAACGAGAAGATGTAAATTGCTAGAAATATGCTGGAATGATTAACGACTAAAGCTTGAAGATTGCAATTTTGCAGAGAGTATTTTGCAGAATTTTGTGCGTAGTTGAGTTGTTGAGTTTTGATCTGTGTTTGCCGATCCCTTTTTCTTCCCAGCGCCTGTGCAGTTTCTTTCCACTCCCCCATGAGCCCATGATCTTTCCCACTCATGCCACGATTTCTACCTATCCTCCCACGTTCTTCTTCCTCTTCCGCGCTCAGTGATTAGTTTGAACCGATGGAAATTTGTCCGCCAAGTTTGATGGGCTTGCATAATTAAATTGGGCTTCACTAATTGAATTGGGcttgtaattaaattatttttaacccAAACAGATTCTATTTGTTATCTTCCCCCCATAAAAAGCCAGCAGTCTTCGAGCTCTACATAGTAATATCATTTACTATTGCTCTCCTCTGGCCTTCCGTTAATTCTCGGGGATCCGTGTCTCTGAAATATTAAGGTATTTATTGCACTAGATTTATGATGGTTTCGTGACAATGGTGGATCTTTGTATCagttttcttgttttttttgggTAAAGGGGTGTGATTTGTTTTTCCAAGGCTGTCTTTTTCTTGAACGGATTGTGTATAAGGATTCAGGTTCAAGTCCGTATTGATTTTGTGAAAAATTAAGGTGAAAAGGAGTGATTTCATGTTTGACAATTTTCGTTGTGATCTGTACTGGACTCTGTCTGACTGTCTCATGTTTCTtgaatttttgagattttttgttttcttttaattttctgcTAAAATTTTTGCAGGCAAATCAATGGCTTTTACAATCAAGCAAACATCTTTGATAGTGGCGACACTTGGTGTGCTTTCCTTCATATTTGGAGTTGTTGCCGAGAACAAGAAGGTTTTCTTTTTATTATGAGTGaaaattttataattgattCTTGCATTTTTAATGTATCTTCGATATTAGGATAAATTTGTTTTTTCTGTGACTGAGAAATTTGACGAGCTGACGCAGTTGTAATTTTGGGGGTTAGATTTTACGAATGGATATTCTTATTCCAGTTTACTTTCTGGCCTTATATGTGGAATAGATTCTTAATCTTACTTTGGTGGATTATTTCTGTGAGAGTAGATATAGTCTGGTGATTTTTCGAAATGTTTTCGAGTGTGTTCTGTATCTACTTTCTTGGGGAAGTGAAGTGTCTTTACTCACTTGGAACACAACAAGATTTCAGTTGCTACATCTGCTTGTGTCAAGCAGTAGTTGCTCGAACGAGACTAGATAACCAAAAATATGTTTTCTTTCATTGTTCTCATGATGAGATGTGTTGCCTATTGATGGCGTTGTACTGCTATCGTCGTTTCCCCTTTCAGTATCGTTTTTTTACCAGCATCacacatctttattttagtttaaAAGTAGTGAGCCCTGATATTACCTGTTTTCTTCTACTCATATTTGCAGCCGGCATCTGGCAACATCATAACTGGGAAGAACTTTGTCATTTGCAAATATCCAGATGATCCTACTGTTGTCTTGGGTTACTTGTCTGCTGCTTTCCTTGCTGTCTCCACTGGGTTTAGTTATTTCGCCTTATTCTACCCGTACAAAGGAAAGTCCATTCCACAGGCGGCTTTATTCCAAAACACGGGCTTTCTTGTCTTCTTCAATGTTGCTTTGTGAGTATACTTCCAGCATTTTCTATTATCTATACCCCCAAACCCACCCTTGATTTCATTTCGGTTGAATGACTCTTTTCTTGTTATAGTTAAATTGTTTGTCACAATCCTGTCATAGCTTCTTGTTGTTATTTGTTGTATTCTTGGTTTCTTTTCAGGGCGACGACTGGTTTGGCCGCCACATTGTTGTTATGGCCAACCATAACAGAACAACTTCACCAGGTCCGCAACATCCATCACAATCTTGCAACCGAGTGCCCCACGGCCAAGACCGGTCTTCTTGGAGGAGGGGCGTTTTTATCTCTTGATTCGTGCCTATTCTGGCTGGTTGCATTGATGTTAGCCGACAATACTCGAGAGGATTACTTTGGTTCCGACACAAAACTGCATCCGGTCTTGGCCCCGATGATGCTATAAAAGGCAGTGCCTAAAGCACCCAAAAACTTCCATTTAGATTTCGAAAACTATAATATTATGGGTTATACATGATGTTATTCGTATCTTGATTGTTGATATTGGTTCCGATTGGCGTTTACTTTTTCTTCGACTTGTTTCTCTTCAGTTTCTTCAATCTTGTTAACAATGTTTCGTTGGGCTACATGTAGTGACGTTCAACGACCCCATAATGTGTACCCACGATTGGGCCGTTGGATCTGCAGCATCGAAGGGCTATCCAATCCTGCatgattattattataaaatgaacaataaaataataacaatttttttggcaaataaatatatttattttcggAAAAGAATTTTGAGGCAAGATTACGTTATTTCCCCATCGGAATTTAAGCATAAAATCCCGATTTCTTCTAggtaaaaaattgtgtgagattatcttacgagtcgtattttgtgagatggattttttatttgggccatcaatgaaaaatattactttttatgttaagaatattactttttaatgtgaatatcggtatggttgattCGTCTCACGaaaaaagattcgtgagaccgtcttacaagagatATGCTCTTTTTCTAATTAACCGGGAATCATGTTCCATGACTCGTATTGTTATATTACGCATGGTAAACCAGCCGATCGAAGCACACATGATTTGaactaattatgtattttaaataaaatattgaataatttgttatAGAATCATTTTATAAATGGTAGtttctgaaaaaaaatatttgatcataATAATGGATCGTTCAAATATCTTGTAGTAAAGTCAATTATGAAAacgaaaaaatataaaaatacattCGAATATTAATACCCATTAATATTTGATCTTTCCATTCTTAAATACAAGTTATTCATTTTTCATTTTGCATTGAATGGGAAGATTAATTATGTAattgtgttgatttttattatatcaatatatatatattattaataatatcgtttcaaagtattttttttcttgacaaaaaaacttgtgtgaggcaGTGTCACGAGCAGTATTTTATGAGAATgatctcttatttagatcatacatgaaaatattatttctcttCTTACTCTTTTCTTTGACAAAAGAAtatatcatttaattttttttacaaaatttaatatacaacttttatttaattattctaatatatattttttaaattgtagtttttcaaattcttttttttaaatcaattaattCTGATAAAATAGCCCAACCCATAACCCGCAATGGAAAACGTCTTAAGAAATTACGATTCGGGTTGGGTTAGGATTTGAATagaatcaaatcaaatattggGGAATTTCTTCAAAATCTGAAGTTGTAAACATGTACAACGGGATAGGATTGCAGACGGCGAGAGGTTCTGGCACCAATGGATATGTCCAGACCAACAAGTTCTTCATCAAGCCGAGGACCAACAAGGTTGTTATGGATTCGAGCAAGGGCTACGAATTGGGTCAGGGAATGGCCGGCGTGACCCGAAAACCCAATATGGATATACTGGAGCACGACCGTAAGCGTAAGATTCAACTCAAGCTTCTTGTTTTGGAGGAGAAACTGATAGATCAGGGTTACACTGATGTGGAGATCTCGGAGAAGCTAGATGAGGCGAGGAAGTCGCTTGATGTTGATGAAGGGAGTAACTCAGCTGTCATCCCGGAAAAGTATTGGGTTTTCTCTATTCCTTTTGTCGTATGAGAATATTGTTTCTGATTTGTTATGTGCAGTCATCTAGTATAGAGGCCGAAAACTACTGGGTATGGTGGTATTGGTTTAAAACTTGCATATTATCTTTGAGATGTAGGTAAAAATAATTGCAATTTTAGTATAtctttctatttttctttattgtCCAATTATTTATATGAGCTACAAAATATATTATTGTGCAGACAATTCGTTTGTTTTGTTGATCGCAACGAAAATCAACAAGCTTGTTGTTTTTTAAAGGATTTtgtcatttgaaattcaaaatttgatacTGACATGAAGCAAAACTTGTTCGCCGTTTCAATTCGGACAGTTGGGCCTTACTTTGATAAGTTGTTAGTTTTTGAATGCTAGATATTctgtatataaaataatttgagCGGGCTTAGGTTTTTTAGGTTGCGTACTGTGTTACATGCAAATAACAGGATCTGTGTCTTCTAAATAGCAGAGTTTTCATAGTTAATTCTGGTGTTACCCTCGCTGGTATCTTCATATAACCACCATAAACTTTGGTCCAACATATTTTGGTAGCTTATACTGGTTGCACTTTCCTCTTGTGTTGGCATGCGTTCATTGGTTAACCATTATATCTTGGCAATTTGCCTTTGGATTATATGTTGAATTTTTTCTGGTTAATTAGGGTTTCAGAGACGCAGACTCACCAGATTGCTGCGTTGAAGGAAAAACAGATGGAAAGGCTAAAAGCTGCTCTTGGACTAGATTCTGAAGGTGATAGAGAAAAGAAACTACACGATGCCATGGCCACAAGCATTGAAGAGAATGATGATGAGGATGAACCAAGAAATGTTCACAAAAAGAATACTGCTGATGTTCGTAAGCATCGTCGTGTAAAGGATGGAAGAGATGAGAAGGATGGCATGAGGAAGGTTGTTAAGACAAATACTTCTAGCAGTGATGAACCCGAGTTTCACAGCAAGGACAAAATCAGTGGGGTACTTGATGATTCATCTGACTCAGACAGCGACGAGAAACGTGACGGAAAGGCCAAGAGTAAACCCAAAAAGGACAGTAGAAGAGCAGCTTATGATGATGATTCTAAGATTGGTGATCACAAGAAGAGGAAAGAGACATCAAGGACACGAAAGAAAGTCATAAAACACGACAGTGATTCTTCTGGTTCAGAAGCTCAGTCTGAGCATAGTTCTGATTCTGGTTCTGAATCTGACCATGACAAAAACTTTGGAAAAGCTCATAAGCGTTATGATTCAGATGATGACAACAGTTCTGATTCCATCCTCAAACGTTCAAAGCTAAAGCATCCTTCAAAAAGCAGACGACATGATGATTATAGTTCTGATGAAGACCGGTATAAGACTAAAAAGTCAAAAAGCAAACGTCGCAATTcttatgatgatgatgatagtTCTGATGAAGGCAAGCACCATAGTCAGAAGAAAACCCATCCTAGGTACAGCAGGCAGCATGACTCTGATGGTACTTCTGATGAAGGCAAGCACCATATTCAGAAGAAAACCCAGCCTAGGTACAGCAGGCAGCATGACTCTGATGGTAGTTCTGATGAAGTTCCAAAAAATAGGACTCAGAGGTTAAAAGGACCTTCGAGGAGCAAGCGGCATGATTCTGATGACGAGCTCTATGATGATAGATCGAAAAAAGATGATAACAGGGAGAAGCGTTCTAATAAATCCAGCGACACTTTCAAGAAATTGGAACAACTTTATAAATCGAAGGAAGATGGATCTGGAGATGAACATGAGCGCGGAAGATGGGGTGGACAACCTGATGTGACGAagtcaaaaaaattatatccAACAAAAGACAAGGGGAGTTGGGGGTCTGAGATTGAATTGGACAGACAGAATAAATCATACAGGGAAGAGAATCATGCCAGAGATTCGAGGCCACCAAGACATGTTGGGAAAAACCTCGATGCTGATGACCATGGGGATGTACCACGCAGTAGGAAGGAATCACGGCATGACAATCGGAGAGATGAGCATTATCGTGAATACCGTGGACAGAGTAGAAGAGAACGGGGAGATGGAGAAGACCTCCGTGGAAGAAAACATGACAGAGATGGAGGTAAAGATTCAAGCAGAAAACACGAGGAAAAGTTTGAGCACCAGCTGTTAAAACGTGGAAGAGATCAGGAAGATGAACACAGGAGTAGAAAAGACGAGAGAGAGCGAGAACATACTTTGAAGAGAGCTAGGTATGACGATGCACGTTCTACGGGGAGAagggatgatgatgatgatgatgatcgGAATGATGATAGGAGGCCTAGACACCGGTAGTAGTCCTGGTTGATATATCTTGCAATTGGAGACAAGGATGGTAAATTTAATTGCTGCTGCATCTTGCACATATATTTACGAATCTTTAAATTCTGTGTTAATGTTGGGGACCACCCCAGTAGAGAGTATTTCCCCGTGTAGGAAAGCCATTGCCCTGTTCACCGTGGCCTCTCAACTTGAAAATTTTCGCCTGCAGTGCATTCGCTGCAGTgcattttctctcattttgtgTTTCGATTATTCAGGACAGGATTGCCATCTGTTGTCGTCTATAAGACCAACATAGGCAGACTGTCAAGTATTTTGGGTTATTTTTTGCTTGCAATTTTCTGAATATGCATATGCTTTGTGAACCCATGATAACATCTTTTAAATTACCACGTGTGGCCATAGCAGTCGTATAAGCTGTCCACTCGCTTGGTCTGTGGACAAAGTTATATTTCATTTTATACAATAACAAATCCATTTATTATTGGAAGTATAGAGACGTTGACCTTTGGACAAGTTAAGTTTCTATTGGATATGGTTGATACAAAATTTATTGTTTGACAATCAATTTAATTCTTTGCAGTGGAATTAGCTTGGTGATGGTAGCTGGTATATGTGGTGAACTAGTCAACATCTGATCCTGGTTCAGGCACAATGTATTGGATTGTTCTTTGTGGAACAATAAATGTCGAATTCTAATGTAAAAGAAAGCTTGTAAAGGAGTCTTTGCTTTTGTCGTGAGTTTATGACTGATACGTATGATGACTTTGGTTTGGAAATGTAATGGATTTTGTAAGTTTCGCATATCCACAAAATTGTTAACTTTTTGGAACGAGTGATTCATATTTGATCTAGTGGCATCAGTATAGCACGACAACGATCCAAAGACATAATTGTTGCTTTACAGAGATTGTCTTACCCTCTCTGATCACTTGCTTCCTGCAAGATTAACATAATTTGCTCCTGTAGATAAAATTTTACGAAGTTTCCAGGATATGTGAAATCCAACGAGTTTAGAATCACTTTAGAAGGTGTTTGGTTTGGGCATGAACCCAGTCCTCGTAATCTTGGAGCAGCTGTTGCACAAGCAATGGCACTAACTGGTCCACTAGGGCCTGCATCATTCTGCAAACCACAAGACGTGCAATGTTCACAAGGTGGAAATACACGAGCTCTGCAGATTTCATAACCAATAGTGCCAAGGATTGTAAAATATCTGTACATGATGGTGGACGTTCGGATGTAAAAATCGCTACCTATTTGGAAGATGCGTTTCAGACTATGCAAAATGCTAAGGTGAATGTACGACCGTACAGACAGACGAGGGATTAAGGTTGGCAGGATAATGAATTAGATTAGAGAGTTGTACGTACGTTAGAAAAATACATGATAGATCAAAGAAAAAGAACTCAAAATTTATCCCGACATTTACTTTTTGAGCCGAAACTTTGACACATGACATAATGTGTAAGAGGGGATATGTAACCGACTCGACGAATTTGCAACCAAGGCACGAAACCAAAAATGCCAAGAAGAGCTACTAGAAgttagaaaataaatttttactaATGCAATTTGTTTGGTACGTACATATTTCCAGGACGCTCTACTGCTGATACAGGCAGCATCGTGAATGGTTGTGTATATATCTGCACAAAATCCATCATTAATATGAAATAACCAGCAATGGAAGGCTACACCATGGtacataaaaataattcaataaaACTCAAGGCTTCCTGATAAAATAACTGGCTTTATGTAACAAACACATGTATTTATTATGCGGGCTTCCTGCAATTCAATTTCTTCACAAAATGGACATTTTAAGAATGAAAAGGGTATGATAAACTTGGAGATATTTCGCTCAAGTAACAACCTCAAGTGCCAGCTTTAACTTCACATCGAAGTCCAAAAATGGTCTAGCATCAACAGTTTCCCATTTTATATGGTTCCTCATGAAAGCTGCAAAGATTTGAAAACAAATTGTGGAGGTCCGATGAATGTCACTAAGATGCAGAATGATAGAGTAAGAATcgatttctcaaaatttataaaCTACCAAATTAAATGTACCTGAGAAGCGTTCATTCTGGCGTTTCATTACTTCAGAACCCTCAAACTGCATTCCACGAAAGTTCAACATGATGTAACGAAAACGAAATTTGTGAATCATCAAAGTCAAGACTCCAACCAATAGATATGCATCACAAGATTGAATAATTATCCTTATCACTGCATTCAAAGATGTAGTTGGAGGTCTTGAtacaattcaatttttttttaatcatacaCCGGTCCAAACGGTGAGATTTGATTGTTGTGGCAGATAGGACAACTGTGCCAGTTGGTGCTACCCAACAAAATTCATCAACCAATATATTTTACAAAGATGGTGGGGATCGAGCCTGAACTCTTGTATAAACTTGGAACTACTTAGTGAACCAAAAGATAATTTTACTTATGTCTCATTGGCTCACCTTGCAAGACAACATCTCGACTATGCAATCTTCACTTGTCGGAGTTACTTGCAAGTCTAAAACTGGAGCAACCTCAAAATTGAAAAATTGAATCTGCGGGAGCATGCACCTGTTATATCTGATATCAATTAACCACAACAATCTTTGTTCAAGGGACACGACAATTACATAACATGATACAAATTTATGTGTTGGTGCTAATCAGAAATAAGTTTCGTAAGAGTCATTGCTACACCTGTATTATAATACATTTGCTTAAACTCAATCATATTAGCTGTGCGtgaaataaaatgtaatattttctcAGTGCTTTTTAAACCAATATTGTGGTATTTCAAGAAAGGACAAAGCTAAAACTTTGTTTCACAACTTTTCCGAATAAAACATTGTTTCTTAGTCAACATACTCAATAACAATTTGGTTACTAAACAGATATGAATGGTGCACGTTGTCATTTATTAGGGGCCAAAAAATCGTAGCTTTTGAATCAGTAACGTTGAGAGATGTCatattaagcaatatttcaGTCACTTGGTTCAACATGGACACCAAGAGCAAAAGGTTAGAAATTCCGAAGAAAACAGTTTGTGATGCCTGAGATGGACTCAACAGAAATTCAAGGGTGGTGGTCTCTCAaatgaaaatatttcaaatACACATGTAATTTACCATAAGTTCCACCTCATGAAAGTACAATAATTTCCTCCCAACAAATATCAAGGGTCCATCCATTCATGGTGAGAAAACCTGCACACCCCCtcatcaaatattaaaaaaaatacaattttcacCAAACTTCTTGCAGAACTTCATCAAAAACTCGATTGCCAATGGATGAAGAAATTTCACATTTCAGGCCCAAGTAAGAATGCTATCATTTACTATGTCTAGTTTCTGTGTCTATTCTTGTTAAAACTATCATACATCATGAAAAATTAtacgaaaaaaataaaaattacttACCTATAAACATTGGAATCAAGGGACTGGCAACTCTGCAAGGCCCTTCTATTCAAGATCGCTTCAATCCCAGAAGGATGGCTAAAAAACTTACTAATATGATAAATGGTATTGCCTCCATAAGCTTCACCATAATCAGGTAGCTTCACTCGCTCCTTCTTGGTTGCAGAAAGATTTGCCCTCTTAACGTTTGACTCTGACAACTTTGCTTTCTTTGTACTCACTGTCATCCCCACATTTCTCTTCCTAATTACGTTAAATATTCAATCTTTAgccaaaaaaaatgaaaaaaggaCTCAAACGATTAATCAGCAGCTCTTCGagcttaaaaatatttaatttgaagCATCATTTTCTAACAATACTTACTCGTTCCACTTTTGTCCCAGCACAAACACAGACAACAGAATACGACTGAAACGGTATAAAGTACCTGGTTATGAAGAAGAAGGATTCTTGAAAAAGATGCCCAAGAAATGGAGAAGATGCAGAGTGGTACTTAGTTGCAGCCATCAATTTTGTTTAACACATATAATTGATCACTTGTAGTATATTTAAAGTGCCACGGATGAACAGAAGAGGAAACAAAAAGGTCGATTTTTCTACAAATTTTTAAGCTTTGGAGGTGGACGGTTGGGGGAAACCCATTTTTTAGCCTCACTGCTCTCCTATGAATGTATATATTATCTCTATCTTCTCTAAAGAAATATCTAAGTAGAAAGTCTGCTCTATATTCCAATTTTAGTTTAAAAAGAAATCAGCAGGTAGGAGTATTAAAATCAGATACGGTCCATCAACCCGACACGGTTCAActcgaaaaaataaaatttgggtTTGaggttttcgggttcgggtcaaATCGAGTTGGACCAAATAACTGACCCGAAAAAAAATAATCGGGTTAGGTTGGGTTCGGATCAATCCAGGTTGAtccgaaaatttaatttttttaaaaaaatatatataattaataaatattgcttatatattttatatatgaaaaatatttattgtatatttatatcataaattttcataatataatatttattttgaacattatttttattttttaaataattgtttatttgatttagtaaatatattttatttttttatgattagacttcaaatttaaatcatattaaactttcaaatttaaatcatatatatgaagagattttattattatgtgtttaaattaaaaatatatatatttttgaattttatttaattttctttaaaaagttCAAAATCGAGTTATACAGGTTAAtgagttgattcgggttaagGTTCAGATTGACTTGGATTCAGTAATTTTTTAATAGTACTATTGATCAACCCGACCTAACCCACCAAACTCACTCGAATTGATATCCCTAATCGCAGGGATCAAAGATTCCTCTTCTACTTTCCGATTTTTGTAGAATAAATGTAACTTTATATAAATTATCAGaataaatgttaaatttatgaaattttcaaaGCATGTTGTATATCGAGCCAAGAATTAAGTCGTACTAACTTTAAACAAAAATCAAATCCCTTATTAAGTCGTAGTAACTttaaacaaaatcaaatcaagGGATATGAAGAAGAAATTCCTTTTTTTTCCACAACCATACTCTAATGTATAAGACTAGATTTTGTTGGATAAAAATCCATTTCGGTTGAACACCCACAATATtaactacaacaaaaatggatTTTGGCAGCGGCAAATTCTCTTACCGCAGCGTATATTGAAGGCTGCAAACTTGCAAgccgttgaaagttcaaaaTTATCCACGGCGCATATGTGCACGCTGTTGATACAATTACGCGTAGCGTGCGTAGAGGTAGGTATCTCGAAATTAAAGTGTGCGTCATATAAACAAACAAGTTGAAATTGTCAATCAATGATATTGGATCGTCGATCGAGATTATGATGATATTAATATAATGGGGGCATGGATCGTGGGCTTGCAAGAGTATAAGCCCATCATgcaaatttattaaagtttcaaatgcgcatttagcgacggttaagggcgcctttagcgacggtttaaaaccgtcgctcagttgcgacggttttataactCGTCGCTGGGTACATTgcaagcgacggtttataaatcagcgacggttttataaaccgtcgcaaagtagcgacggtttgattatattatccgtcgctaatattttctgATGCCTACATGGCACATTGTCCGTTCTTacggagcgcggacgctgctccacgtgtGCAGCGTCCGCGTTCCGTGAGAGCGGATTAGGGTAGTTTtgaaaaggttttttttttttacattatttttgaaaaaagttttaaaaattaaattatttttgtaaaaaaccCTTCCATAAGCCAACTGACGGTTATTTACGCCGCCGCGCCGACGTGAAACAGAGGTTAGGCAGGCAGGATACTGCGTATTCGGAAGGAATGagaaataatataaaatgtaGCCCAACAAATTTAATGATGATCGAGCCCATTAGCCTAATATAAGATCGAGTTT from Primulina eburnea isolate SZY01 chromosome 6, ASM2296580v1, whole genome shotgun sequence encodes:
- the LOC140834476 gene encoding uncharacterized protein isoform X1 gives rise to the protein MAATKYHSASSPFLGHLFQESFFFITRKRNVGMTVSTKKAKLSESNVKRANLSATKKERVKLPDYGEAYGGNTIYHISKFFSHPSGIEAILNRRALQSCQSLDSNVYRYNRCMLPQIQFFNFEVAPVLDLQVTPTSEDCIVEMLSCKFEGSEVMKRQNERFSAFMRNHIKWETVDARPFLDFDVKLKLALEIYTQPFTMLPVSAVERPGNIMMQALVDQLVPLLVQQLLQDYEDWVHAQTKHLLK
- the LOC140834475 gene encoding uncharacterized protein; translation: MYNGIGLQTARGSGTNGYVQTNKFFIKPRTNKVVMDSSKGYELGQGMAGVTRKPNMDILEHDRKRKIQLKLLVLEEKLIDQGYTDVEISEKLDEARKSLDVDEGSNSAVIPEKVSETQTHQIAALKEKQMERLKAALGLDSEGDREKKLHDAMATSIEENDDEDEPRNVHKKNTADVRKHRRVKDGRDEKDGMRKVVKTNTSSSDEPEFHSKDKISGVLDDSSDSDSDEKRDGKAKSKPKKDSRRAAYDDDSKIGDHKKRKETSRTRKKVIKHDSDSSGSEAQSEHSSDSGSESDHDKNFGKAHKRYDSDDDNSSDSILKRSKLKHPSKSRRHDDYSSDEDRYKTKKSKSKRRNSYDDDDSSDEGKHHSQKKTHPRYSRQHDSDGTSDEGKHHIQKKTQPRYSRQHDSDGSSDEVPKNRTQRLKGPSRSKRHDSDDELYDDRSKKDDNREKRSNKSSDTFKKLEQLYKSKEDGSGDEHERGRWGGQPDVTKSKKLYPTKDKGSWGSEIELDRQNKSYREENHARDSRPPRHVGKNLDADDHGDVPRSRKESRHDNRRDEHYREYRGQSRRERGDGEDLRGRKHDRDGGKDSSRKHEEKFEHQLLKRGRDQEDEHRSRKDEREREHTLKRARYDDARSTGRRDDDDDDDRNDDRRPRHR
- the LOC140834476 gene encoding uncharacterized protein isoform X2, which produces MAATKYHSASSPFLGHLFQESFFFITRKRNVGMTVSTKKAKLSESNVKRANLSATKKERVKLPDYGEAYGGNTIYHISKFFSHPSGIEAILNRRALQSCQSLDSNVYRCMLPQIQFFNFEVAPVLDLQVTPTSEDCIVEMLSCKFEGSEVMKRQNERFSAFMRNHIKWETVDARPFLDFDVKLKLALEIYTQPFTMLPVSAVERPGNIMMQALVDQLVPLLVQQLLQDYEDWVHAQTKHLLK
- the LOC140834474 gene encoding uncharacterized protein; the encoded protein is MAFTIKQTSLIVATLGVLSFIFGVVAENKKPASGNIITGKNFVICKYPDDPTVVLGYLSAAFLAVSTGFSYFALFYPYKGKSIPQAALFQNTGFLVFFNVALATTGLAATLLLWPTITEQLHQVRNIHHNLATECPTAKTGLLGGGAFLSLDSCLFWLVALMLADNTREDYFGSDTKLHPVLAPMML